A genomic window from Silene latifolia isolate original U9 population chromosome Y, ASM4854445v1, whole genome shotgun sequence includes:
- the LOC141631824 gene encoding uncharacterized protein LOC141631824: MVRWLIKLEARNTREKQYRLGISDSDLCVLCEEDTESHAHLFTACKFSLKILRELEKWLQLQVHVPHGNYSKMQHKVCSMAWLPYCYVIWTERNNSRIELQVKRHALVLKHLIQAIRGRIQNLLPTRVNSTDAQWLLSLDIKY; encoded by the coding sequence ATGGTGAGATGGTTGATTAAATTGGAAGCTCGGAACACTCGAGAAAAACAATACAGACTTGGTATCAGTGATTCTGATCTGTGTGTTCTTTGTGAAGAGGATACTGAATCTCATGCTCACTTATTTACAGCATGTAAGTTTAGTCTGAAAATCCTGAGAGAGTTGGAGAAATGGTTGCAACTGCAAGTGCATGTCCCTCATGGGAATTATTCTAAGATGCAACATAAGGTGTGTTCCATGGCTTGGTTACCTTACTGTTATGTTATTTGGACTGAGAGGAACAACAGTAGGATTGAGTTGCAGGTGAAGAGACATGCCTTAGTATTGAAGCATTTGATACAGGCTATTCGTGGGAGGATACAAAACCTATTGCCGACTAGGGTCAATTCCACTGATGCTCAATGGTTACTTAGCCTTGATATCAAATATTAA